A stretch of the Saccharolobus caldissimus genome encodes the following:
- a CDS encoding glycosyltransferase family 2 protein — MQAIKVSLVFITFNNEGIIRKSICSFIKYLGNYIDEIIVFDNASSDRTVDEINTIKDSRIKVYRSDKNLGYRKALNILVYLTRNELVIVSNPDVYIIDSSLSRIINVMSSNKNIGIGCPISITQQKIMEKPILPCILYKIKSIDELKDSSEIIETQIGGGSIFIVRKSVFNEIGGLDENCFMYGEEMEISYKVLKHGYKIIWDTGAKVIHEYSYSTRRIKDKSLIDKLKFSFYCSFLNCYKYVYKNRNILYKIFFFTLYFLFVVVRAFYKRSLSDLKFGVIALKILRRK; from the coding sequence ATGCAAGCAATTAAAGTCTCATTAGTCTTCATTACGTTCAATAATGAAGGAATAATTAGAAAATCAATATGTTCATTCATAAAATATCTCGGAAATTATATTGATGAGATTATAGTATTTGACAATGCGTCATCTGATAGAACTGTAGATGAAATTAATACTATTAAGGATTCAAGAATCAAGGTATATAGGTCTGATAAAAACTTAGGTTATAGAAAAGCTTTAAACATACTAGTTTATCTTACTAGGAATGAATTAGTTATAGTTTCTAATCCGGATGTTTATATAATCGATAGTTCACTATCACGTATTATAAACGTAATGAGTAGTAATAAGAATATAGGAATTGGATGTCCTATATCAATAACCCAGCAAAAAATTATGGAAAAACCCATATTACCATGTATTTTATATAAAATAAAATCTATCGATGAGTTAAAAGATAGTAGTGAAATAATAGAGACACAGATTGGGGGAGGATCTATTTTTATTGTAAGGAAAAGTGTTTTTAATGAGATAGGAGGGCTAGATGAAAATTGTTTTATGTATGGAGAAGAGATGGAAATAAGTTATAAAGTATTAAAACACGGCTATAAGATAATTTGGGACACTGGGGCAAAAGTTATTCATGAGTATAGCTATTCTACTAGACGAATTAAAGATAAATCATTAATAGATAAGCTTAAATTTAGCTTTTATTGCTCATTTCTAAATTGCTATAAATATGTATATAAAAATAGAAACATATTATATAAAATATTTTTTTTTACATTATATTTTTTATTTGTAGTAGTAAGAGCATTCTATAAACGTTCATTAAGTGATCTGAAATTTGGTGTCATAGCATTAAAAATATTACGACGAAAATAA
- a CDS encoding glycosyltransferase family A protein: MSKVDLSVILTAYNRKEYIKDAIKSLSAQTLDNSKFEVLCFTNFPDYDNICSNTFKNVKIFHPKSSSWGEWIYLATLNADGSILTFLDDDDMYEKYRLERILNILRKYEDQQCIFYINNSIIYKKEILNKNEKDYKVYSINAYNLHEFRKLLRNKIYNNSRIAFSKKLFLDNLNLIRNIDAALFDTLSFCLAYESKCKIIIDESPLTIIRNTPNSLSKPSMNYLNRSLQITDFILNYIAKSKELRAYLKYGKLYTNYLLHKLHKKECSKLDLNFNDLLYILYIKDIKGLYLLIYNLLFC; encoded by the coding sequence ATGAGTAAAGTAGATCTTTCAGTTATATTAACCGCCTATAATAGAAAGGAGTATATAAAAGATGCTATCAAATCTTTATCCGCTCAAACACTTGACAATTCAAAGTTTGAGGTTTTATGTTTTACCAATTTTCCTGATTATGATAATATTTGTTCCAATACATTTAAAAACGTAAAAATATTTCATCCTAAAAGTTCAAGCTGGGGAGAATGGATATACCTTGCGACACTCAATGCGGATGGAAGTATATTAACATTTCTTGATGATGATGATATGTATGAGAAATATAGATTAGAGAGAATATTAAATATTTTACGAAAATATGAAGACCAACAATGTATTTTTTATATTAATAATTCTATTATATATAAAAAAGAAATATTGAATAAAAATGAAAAAGACTATAAAGTATATTCTATCAACGCTTATAATTTACATGAATTTAGAAAGTTACTTAGAAATAAGATTTATAACAATTCTAGAATAGCTTTTTCAAAAAAACTTTTCTTAGATAATCTAAATTTAATTAGAAATATTGATGCAGCATTGTTCGATACTCTTTCCTTTTGTCTAGCATATGAAAGTAAGTGTAAAATAATAATCGATGAATCTCCTCTAACTATCATAAGAAATACTCCAAACAGTCTTTCAAAACCTTCTATGAATTATCTTAATAGATCATTACAAATTACCGATTTTATTTTAAATTATATTGCAAAATCGAAGGAACTTAGAGCTTATCTAAAATATGGCAAGCTGTATACAAATTATTTATTGCATAAATTGCATAAAAAGGAATGCAGCAAATTAGATCTTAATTTTAACGATCTGTTATATATTCTATATATAAAGGACATAAAGGGACTATATTTATTAATATACAATCTATTATTTTGTTAG
- a CDS encoding oligosaccharide flippase family protein, with the protein MNPLSGALKFFSTTIFNSVLALIFFLIAGHFTIPSFVGKVAIIQLMEIITSSFFSILPYQLITREVSHHYASSQDYNKIIYTSLSYSLLISPLLLFLLFFPSYLWMSIPYFVLYLFTNYQGQSLTGLGKFTEVNVGNALFTISRWGLSIIAIFYHSVELLILIWTLGALLKAIYYQLYLPFKFFIDKIIFKEIVKIGLPIYLTGVVSFISGQGDRVVTAFLLGSYYLGIYQLVALAAVVPSMLISSFSSSLLPSSTYYYVKGKDIKEMSSISFRIVTLISLPMAIIGYAVSPLFISKFFPQYVLGIPAMQLLVLSLTSTMPLQLLSTFMISAKKNYRPFIIIGVISALEVVGLSYYLIPRIGIFGAAIAQALNAIITSILYLYFSHLQGIFKLERREIVSLALIGLSSLALINWEVILIVVLLGFKLFGIIGNDEVEIIEGFIPSSLKRITKILYLIAK; encoded by the coding sequence ATGAATCCACTAAGTGGGGCATTAAAATTCTTTTCTACGACTATTTTTAATTCAGTTTTAGCATTGATTTTCTTTTTAATAGCAGGTCATTTTACTATTCCTTCATTTGTAGGTAAAGTGGCAATAATTCAACTCATGGAGATTATTACTAGTTCGTTTTTCTCGATTCTTCCATATCAACTTATTACTAGAGAAGTCTCTCATCATTACGCTTCTTCTCAAGACTACAACAAGATCATTTACACTTCACTTTCATATTCACTTCTAATTTCTCCCCTTCTTCTTTTCTTACTATTCTTTCCCTCATATTTATGGATGTCAATTCCCTATTTCGTTCTATACCTTTTTACAAACTATCAAGGTCAATCATTAACTGGCCTAGGCAAATTTACAGAAGTTAACGTAGGTAATGCTCTTTTTACTATTTCTAGATGGGGACTCTCAATTATTGCGATTTTCTATCATAGTGTAGAGCTTTTAATATTAATATGGACATTAGGAGCTTTGTTAAAGGCAATATATTATCAACTATATCTTCCGTTCAAGTTCTTCATAGATAAAATTATTTTTAAGGAAATTGTAAAGATAGGGCTTCCAATATACTTAACCGGCGTAGTTTCCTTTATTTCTGGTCAAGGAGATAGAGTAGTTACTGCATTTCTTTTAGGCTCATATTACTTAGGTATTTATCAGTTAGTAGCTTTAGCAGCAGTTGTCCCTTCAATGTTAATCTCATCTTTCTCTTCTTCTCTTCTCCCTTCCTCTACTTACTATTACGTAAAAGGGAAAGACATAAAAGAAATGTCTTCCATAAGTTTTAGAATAGTTACCTTAATTTCTTTACCCATGGCTATTATAGGCTATGCTGTTTCTCCCTTGTTCATCTCAAAGTTCTTTCCACAATACGTTTTGGGAATTCCTGCAATGCAGTTGTTAGTTTTGTCTTTAACCTCTACAATGCCATTACAGTTGCTTTCAACTTTCATGATATCTGCTAAAAAGAATTATAGACCATTCATAATTATAGGTGTAATAAGTGCGTTAGAAGTAGTTGGCCTATCTTACTATCTTATACCTAGAATAGGGATTTTCGGTGCTGCAATTGCTCAAGCCCTAAACGCGATAATTACCTCCATCCTTTACTTATACTTTTCACATCTTCAAGGGATTTTTAAGTTAGAAAGGAGGGAAATTGTGAGTCTTGCTTTAATAGGTTTATCTTCTCTAGCTTTGATAAATTGGGAAGTTATATTAATAGTAGTTCTTTTGGGTTTCAAATTATTCGGAATAATAGGTAATGATGAAGTTGAGATAATTGAAGGCTTTATTCCCTCTAGTTTAAAGAGGATAACTAAAATTCTTTATTTAATAGCGAAGTAA
- a CDS encoding glycosyltransferase, which produces MLSSTVIIAAHKRKEFLRDAIKSVLNNSLKPTEIIVVKDFKDTKIDSFLDEECGQQFC; this is translated from the coding sequence ATGCTAAGTTCGACAGTAATTATTGCTGCACATAAAAGAAAGGAATTCTTAAGAGATGCGATAAAATCTGTTCTAAATAATTCATTAAAACCTACAGAAATTATAGTTGTAAAGGACTTTAAAGATACTAAAATCGATTCTTTCTTAGATGAGGAGTGTGGACAACAATTTTGTTAA
- a CDS encoding FkbM family methyltransferase — MLFTYKNFKKIIAVEPSPDNLQILEKNIHLNNINNVEIVNKAVSLKRGRVKLYLADNPYNSSIVFESNRYVEVDAITLNELLLPYNTIDLIKIDVEGAELDVIKSGISQLHKVKKIVIEVRNQYESEIDNILIKEGFKKCVLEDRGHEKNILYYVGEQ; from the coding sequence GTGTTATTTACATATAAGAATTTTAAGAAAATAATTGCTGTAGAACCTTCTCCAGACAATCTCCAGATTTTAGAAAAGAATATACATTTAAATAATATAAATAACGTCGAGATTGTAAATAAAGCCGTATCTTTGAAAAGAGGACGTGTTAAGCTTTACTTAGCAGATAACCCTTATAATTCCAGTATTGTCTTTGAATCAAATAGGTATGTTGAAGTAGATGCAATAACTTTAAACGAGCTTTTATTGCCTTATAATACAATAGATCTTATTAAAATAGATGTAGAGGGAGCAGAACTAGATGTTATAAAATCTGGCATTAGCCAGCTTCATAAGGTAAAGAAAATAGTAATAGAAGTAAGAAATCAGTACGAAAGCGAGATAGATAATATCCTTATAAAGGAAGGTTTTAAGAAATGCGTATTAGAAGATAGAGGCCACGAGAAAAACATACTATATTATGTAGGAGAGCAATAA
- a CDS encoding IS110 family transposase — MKGYQQGLRNSQSKLTAAKGELVVNQDKSTVYVKEIREFNYDNEGIEELIKFLGEYKEGIIEATGIYYFHLHERLTEKGYKVTVINPLHLTEMLGKKTDKLDAQRLLVAHMTGVIKGSYIPTGEIKELRELTRYRESLVEKITQVKNEIRKILEIAGYKIQPFDKKGRQLLEKLAKGEGLNKEEKDELKERLGRNLNDAEKLALKQLVELLKSLENMVKEVEDMIISKIPQPVIELSKIPGVGLISAATIYAEFGDVSRFSSSKAAYAGFAPKTKQSGDSESHSGMIRGNKYLRRILYLVARVARNLEPFNGYYERLITRGKSATKATCALAGKLASICYHVIKDGVYKGVVKKSFRVPRGKEVNVKNFDVGEALDSLSP, encoded by the coding sequence ATTAAAGGTTATCAACAGGGCCTTCGCAATTCTCAAAGCAAACTAACAGCAGCAAAGGGAGAACTGGTAGTAAATCAAGACAAATCAACAGTATACGTCAAGGAGATAAGGGAATTCAATTACGACAACGAGGGAATAGAAGAGTTAATCAAATTCTTGGGAGAATATAAGGAGGGAATAATAGAGGCAACGGGAATATACTACTTCCACCTACACGAAAGACTAACGGAAAAGGGATACAAGGTAACAGTAATAAACCCACTACACCTAACAGAAATGCTAGGGAAGAAGACTGACAAACTTGACGCACAAAGGTTATTAGTAGCACACATGACTGGCGTAATCAAGGGATCATACATACCGACGGGAGAAATAAAAGAACTGAGAGAACTAACTAGATATAGGGAAAGCCTAGTAGAGAAGATAACACAAGTAAAGAACGAGATAAGGAAAATATTAGAAATCGCGGGATATAAGATACAACCATTCGACAAGAAGGGAAGACAATTACTGGAGAAACTAGCTAAGGGGGAGGGGCTAAATAAGGAAGAGAAGGACGAGTTGAAGGAGAGGTTGGGGAGAAACTTGAATGATGCGGAAAAACTAGCGTTGAAACAATTAGTTGAACTGTTAAAAAGCTTGGAGAACATGGTTAAGGAGGTTGAGGATATGATAATTTCCAAGATTCCTCAACCTGTGATTGAGTTATCCAAGATTCCTGGGGTTGGTTTGATTAGTGCTGCAACCATTTACGCTGAGTTTGGTGATGTTTCCCGTTTTTCCAGTTCTAAGGCTGCTTACGCTGGCTTTGCTCCTAAAACTAAGCAGAGTGGTGATAGTGAGTCTCACTCTGGTATGATTAGGGGTAATAAGTATTTGCGTAGGATTCTCTACTTGGTTGCTAGGGTTGCTAGGAATCTTGAGCCTTTTAACGGGTATTATGAGAGGCTTATTACTAGGGGTAAGAGTGCTACTAAGGCTACTTGTGCTCTTGCCGGAAAACTTGCCAGTATTTGTTATCACGTTATAAAGGATGGTGTTTACAAGGGCGTTGTTAAGAAGAGTTTTAGAGTACCTAGGGGTAAGGAAGTTAACGTCAAGAACTTCGACGTGGGAGAAGCACTAGACTCGTTATCCCCGTAG
- a CDS encoding glycosyltransferase family A protein, translating into MNEIVVHTLDEYGIINIYTDDETLGGKLSLGILKSSGDVILFLDDDDLFSKNKIEHVLSMFTKYDIGFYQNLQEKFRDKIPEKYNFNLIDNNENYSFLYYKSIDSRKIGTLIFKYKVGFNTSSIVIKRDLAMKCVDLMKNVRISVDTFLFFCSIIYGFPIMIDFKKLTYYRIPAIKNNLTPNIEAFKKYYEDSLYFMQIFPYKFLKDIIEISIIQREFIYNLISGQKVKSNIFSNILKFLKILIKYPNKWNFFMISLLLISILSQKKGKDIYLKTIYSNSTLI; encoded by the coding sequence ATGAATGAAATTGTTGTCCACACTCTAGATGAGTATGGTATCATTAATATTTATACCGATGATGAAACATTAGGCGGGAAGCTTTCACTAGGTATTTTGAAAAGCTCTGGTGATGTAATATTATTCTTAGACGATGATGATTTATTTAGTAAAAATAAAATAGAACATGTTTTATCTATGTTTACTAAATATGATATTGGTTTCTATCAGAATTTACAAGAAAAATTTCGCGATAAAATTCCAGAAAAATATAATTTTAATCTTATAGATAATAATGAAAATTATAGTTTCTTATACTATAAATCAATTGATTCCAGAAAAATAGGGACTTTAATATTTAAGTATAAGGTTGGGTTCAATACTAGCTCAATTGTGATCAAAAGAGATTTAGCAATGAAATGTGTAGATTTAATGAAAAACGTTAGAATATCCGTAGATACTTTTTTATTTTTTTGTTCTATAATATATGGTTTTCCTATAATGATTGATTTTAAAAAACTGACTTATTATAGAATACCAGCTATAAAAAATAATTTAACACCTAACATTGAAGCATTTAAAAAATATTATGAAGATTCATTATATTTTATGCAAATTTTTCCTTATAAATTTCTAAAGGATATTATAGAAATATCAATTATTCAGCGAGAGTTTATATATAATTTGATTTCTGGACAAAAAGTAAAAAGTAATATATTTTCAAATATATTAAAATTCTTAAAAATACTAATAAAATATCCAAACAAGTGGAATTTTTTTATGATTAGTCTTCTATTAATTTCTATATTATCACAAAAGAAAGGTAAAGATATCTATCTAAAAACTATTTACAGCAATTCAACTTTAATATAA
- a CDS encoding glycosyltransferase, which translates to MKICFLTSHLKERDGASRAVINFTRGIKQVSNHEPCIITLDNSINSTKLNGIEIIDLKKKLGYFSLFDILLGRSSPLKAFKKYLNENETKYIVATDDLVPLSEFSNELVYWSQGVLISIFFWKPFYNKNRFLSTLASPFLLYNTIKFSSLVQRYRVLLANSRTSAYYVSLFYNRTPKEVVYPPIDVDYFKPSKDKENFVLVILKRGYPSHVELIKKIAEKVKMKVIGYKIPNAEYLEKVSDEELRDLYSSALVVLYPVDFDYFGYIPVESMASGTPVIAFKYSGGPSETIIDGKTGWLASDEEEFYKLTLKAYKEGYPEEVILNSRRRAETFSIQNQTRLLLSYII; encoded by the coding sequence GTGAAAATCTGCTTTCTTACTAGCCATCTTAAGGAAAGAGATGGGGCAAGCAGAGCAGTTATTAATTTTACTAGAGGCATCAAACAAGTAAGCAATCATGAACCTTGTATAATAACGTTAGATAATTCAATAAACTCCACTAAACTAAATGGTATTGAAATAATTGATTTAAAGAAGAAATTAGGCTACTTTTCCTTGTTCGATATCCTTCTTGGTCGTTCATCTCCATTAAAGGCTTTTAAAAAGTACCTAAATGAGAATGAAACCAAATATATTGTAGCCACTGATGATCTTGTCCCTTTATCAGAATTTAGTAATGAACTAGTATACTGGAGTCAAGGAGTCCTAATAAGCATATTCTTCTGGAAACCATTTTATAACAAAAACAGATTCTTATCTACCCTTGCAAGCCCATTTTTACTATATAACACAATTAAGTTCTCTTCATTGGTCCAAAGATATAGAGTTCTTCTAGCAAACAGTAGAACTTCCGCATATTACGTATCATTATTTTACAACAGAACACCAAAAGAAGTCGTTTATCCTCCAATAGATGTAGATTATTTTAAACCAAGCAAAGATAAGGAAAATTTTGTCTTAGTTATTTTAAAGAGAGGGTACCCTTCTCATGTAGAACTTATTAAGAAGATTGCGGAAAAAGTGAAAATGAAGGTTATAGGCTACAAAATTCCTAACGCAGAGTATCTTGAAAAAGTCTCAGATGAGGAATTAAGGGATTTATATTCTTCAGCCTTAGTTGTACTTTACCCTGTTGATTTCGACTACTTCGGCTATATTCCAGTAGAATCTATGGCCTCTGGAACTCCAGTCATAGCATTTAAATACTCGGGAGGGCCTTCAGAGACAATTATAGACGGAAAGACGGGATGGCTTGCGTCGGATGAGGAGGAATTCTACAAATTAACACTGAAGGCTTATAAAGAAGGCTATCCAGAGGAAGTAATCCTAAATAGTAGAAGAAGAGCTGAGACATTTTCCATACAAAATCAGACTAGATTATTGCTCTCCTACATAATATAG
- a CDS encoding FkbM family methyltransferase — MNNDLYLLNIGKTKIYLRKNVIDDYWVFEGIFFADEYWPLKLSKTDIVLDVGANIGAFTLKVAPKVKHVIAIEPEPNNFEILKKNVNVNNLSNITLVNYAVSDKEETVYFNTTGGSAKVADQGIAVKAKPLDYILHELGDPQVTIMKMDIEGYEGKVLSAFNDYEYLRQIIIEVHSKEIKDYITNLLSSKGFIVDDVSKIKTIRVIKNIIKHLISFLSTERKYNYFTIKQSIKYLLRLGPSPVASNNPNSEQRILYAHKNY; from the coding sequence ATGAATAATGACTTGTATCTATTGAACATAGGTAAAACTAAAATATATCTAAGGAAGAACGTTATTGACGACTATTGGGTCTTTGAAGGGATTTTCTTTGCTGATGAATATTGGCCATTAAAATTAAGCAAGACAGATATTGTGTTAGATGTTGGAGCTAATATAGGCGCTTTCACATTGAAGGTAGCACCTAAAGTCAAACATGTAATTGCTATAGAGCCTGAACCTAATAATTTTGAAATATTGAAGAAAAATGTAAATGTAAATAATTTAAGTAATATTACTTTAGTGAATTATGCGGTCTCAGATAAGGAGGAAACTGTTTATTTCAATACTACAGGTGGATCTGCTAAGGTTGCCGATCAAGGAATTGCCGTAAAAGCAAAACCATTAGACTATATACTTCATGAATTGGGAGATCCTCAAGTTACTATTATGAAGATGGATATTGAAGGATATGAAGGGAAGGTATTGTCAGCATTTAACGATTATGAATATTTAAGACAGATAATTATAGAAGTTCATTCGAAGGAAATAAAAGATTATATTACCAACTTACTTTCTTCTAAAGGTTTTATTGTTGATGATGTATCAAAGATTAAAACTATAAGAGTTATTAAGAACATCATTAAGCACCTCATATCCTTTTTATCCACTGAAAGAAAATATAATTACTTTACAATAAAGCAGAGTATTAAATACCTATTACGTTTGGGTCCTAGTCCAGTTGCTTCAAATAATCCTAATAGTGAACAAAGAATTTTATATGCACATAAAAATTATTAA